The Hypanus sabinus isolate sHypSab1 chromosome 31, sHypSab1.hap1, whole genome shotgun sequence genome window below encodes:
- the LOC132383787 gene encoding histone H2B-like produces MPDAPKPAPKKGAKKALSKPASKSGKKRKRSRKESYAIYIYKVMKQVHPDTGISSKAMSIMNSFVNDIFERIAGEASRLAHYNKRSTISSREIQTAVRLLLPGELAKHAVSEGTKAVTKYTSSK; encoded by the coding sequence ATGCCTGATGCACCGAAACCCGCTCCCAAGAAGGGCGCCAAGAAAGCTCTGTCCAAACCGGCGAGCAAGTCTGGCAAGAAGCGCAAGAGGTCGAGGAAGGAGAGTTACGCCATCTACATCtacaaagtgatgaagcaggttcatcccgacaccggcatctcctccaaggccatgagCATCATGAATTCATTCGTGAACGATATTTTCGAGCGCATCGCGGGTGAGGCTTCCCGCCTGGCCCATTACAACAagcggtccaccatcagctcccggGAGATCCAGACCGCCGTGCGCCTGCTGCTGCCCGGGGAGCTGGCCAAGCACGCCGTGTCCGAAGGGACAAAGGCGGTGACCAAGTACACTAGCTCCAAGTAA
- the LOC132383773 gene encoding late histone H2A.L3-like: MSGRGKGGAGKARSKAKSRSSRAGLQFPVGRVHRLLRKGNYAERVGAGAPVYLAAVLEYLTAEILELAGNAARDNKKTRIIPRHLQLAVRNDEELNKLLGGVTIAQGGVLPNIQAVLLPKKTGAASK, from the coding sequence ATGTCTGGACGTGGAAAAGGCGGCGCTGGCAAAGCTCGGTCCAAGGCCAAATCTCGCTCGTCTCGGGCTGGACTGCAGTTCCCGGTCGGCCGGGTTCACAGACTCCTAAGAAAGGGCAACTATGCTGAGCGGGTGGGTGCCGGAGCCCCGGTTTAtctggctgctgtgctcgagTATCTGACGGCCGAAATCCTCGAATTGGCCGGCAACGCGGCCCGGGACAATAAGAAGACCCGCATCATCCCCCGACACCTGCAGCTGGCCGTCCGCAACGACGAGGAGCTGAACAAGCTGCTGGGAGGGGTGACTATCGCTCAGGGCGGTGTGTTACCCAATATTCAGGCCGTCCTGTTGCCCAAGAAAACCGGCGCTGCTAGTAAGTGA